The Populus trichocarpa isolate Nisqually-1 chromosome 11, P.trichocarpa_v4.1, whole genome shotgun sequence genome has a segment encoding these proteins:
- the LOC7484292 gene encoding uncharacterized protein LOC7484292 isoform X1: MRTKMRLNNDPSKLSLSPLVSNGISQMMSNPPRNEGSSAVSSIKSSAFGNHTERNFDVVKDSMGLAISLNKTESLDAVLDDFSEGYFSLSNENRKKLLLVLAKEYDLNRNQVRELLKQYLGLELQSGNEGESSNVDDGSVLFSAFYQIEKNLRQALKPTYDVLFERFNNHTGGLKFLSILRADILSILEHENIVSLRALEYFLKEKLSTWLSPAALELHQITWDDSASLLEKIVAYEAVHPINNLLDLKRRLGIGRRCFGYLHTSIPGEPLIFIEVALLKNVAQTIQEVLWDDPSIPEPEATCALFYSISSTQPGLAGINLGKFLVKRVITLVKRDMPQVSTFATLSPIPGYMQWLLSKLASQSVLAKGDNTEQPAGGSGSTFQENLLEPDEERMLMNSAPETCAGKNGMEVMLNLLTATNYEWTSSAELVSALKPPLMRLCARYLLQEKKGGKALDSVANFHLQNGAMVERLNWMADRSEKGLRQSGGIMVNYMYRVEHIEEYAQSYFSTGHIHASSDVRLYTMPQKEHEATAD; encoded by the exons ATGCGAACCAAAATGAGACTTAATAATGACCCCTCGaagctttctctctctcctttagTCTCT aaTGGGATTAGTCAAATGATGTCTAATCCTCCAAGAAATGAAGGGTCTTCAGCGGTTTCAAGCATCAAGTCCAGTGCTTTTGGAAATCATACTGAGAg gaATTTTGATGTAGTAAAGGATTCCATGGGCTTGGCAATATCTTTGAACAAAACTGAATCTTTGGATGCTGTACTTGATGATTTCTCTGAG GGTTATTTTAGTCTTTCGAATGAAAATCGGAAGAAATTGTTGCTTGTGCTTGCAAAAGAGTATGATCTTAATAGGAATCAAGTTCGTGAATTGTTGAAGCAATATCTTGGACTTGAACTTCAAAGTG GTAATGAAGGTGAATCGAGTAATGTTGATGATGGGAGTGTGTTGTTTTCTGCTTTCTATCAGATTGAGAAAAACTTGAGACAAGCTCTTAAGCCGACGTATGATGTTCTTTTTGAACGGTTTAATAATCATACTGGGGGTTTGAAGTTCTTGTCGATTCTTCGAGCTGATATCTTGTCCATTCTCGa ACATGAAAATATTGTGTCTTTGCGAGCATTAGAATACTTCTTAAAGGAGAAACTTAGTACTTGGCTTAGTCCAGCTGCATTGGAGCTTCACCAGATTACATGGGATGATTCTGCTTCTTTGCTGGAGAAAATTGTGGCTTATGAG GCTGTGCATCCAATCAACAATCTTTTGGATCTTAAAAGAAGGTTGGGCATTGGCCGCCGTTGTTTTGGGTATTTGCATACATCAATACCAG gtGAGCCCCTTATTTTCATAGAAGTTGCGCTTCTGAAGAATGTGGCTCAGACAATACAG GAAGTTTTGTGGGACGATCCTTCCATACCTGAACCTGAGGCCACATGtgcattattttattctatatcGTCTACTCAG CCTGGCTTGGCAGGGATCAATCTAGGGAAGTTTCTTGTTAAACGTGTGATCACATTGGTGAAAAGAGATATGCCACAAGTATct ACATTTGCAACACTAAGCCCAATCCCCGGATACATGCAATGGTTGCTATCTAAGCTGGCATCTCAATCAGTACTTGCTAAAGGAGACAACACGGAACAACCAGCAGGTGGATCTGGTTCCACTTTTCAGGAGAATTTACTTGAACCAGATGAAGAAAGAATGCTCATGAATTCTGCTCC GGAGACTTGTGCTGGAAAAAATGGCATGGAAGTGATGCTGAACTTGCTGACAGCAACAAACTATGAGTGGACCAGTTCAGCTGAATTAGTCTCTGCCTTGAAGCCCCCTCTAATGCGGTTGTGTGCCAG GTACCTTCTCCAAGAGAAGAAGGGAGGAAAAGCTCTAGATTCTGTGGCGAATTTTCACTTGCAAAATGGAGCG ATGgttgaaagattaaattggATGGCAGACCGGTCTGAGAAAGGTCTTCGTCAAAGTGGAGGTATCATGGTGAACTACATGTACAG GGTGGAGCACATTGAAGAATATGCTCAATCATATTTCAGCACTGGGCATATACATGCTTCGAGTGACGTTCGCCTCTATACCATG CCACAGAAGGAACATGAGGCGACTGCAGATTAG
- the LOC7484292 gene encoding uncharacterized protein LOC7484292 isoform X2 — protein sequence MGLAISLNKTESLDAVLDDFSEGYFSLSNENRKKLLLVLAKEYDLNRNQVRELLKQYLGLELQSGNEGESSNVDDGSVLFSAFYQIEKNLRQALKPTYDVLFERFNNHTGGLKFLSILRADILSILEHENIVSLRALEYFLKEKLSTWLSPAALELHQITWDDSASLLEKIVAYEAVHPINNLLDLKRRLGIGRRCFGYLHTSIPGEPLIFIEVALLKNVAQTIQEVLWDDPSIPEPEATCALFYSISSTQPGLAGINLGKFLVKRVITLVKRDMPQVSTFATLSPIPGYMQWLLSKLASQSVLAKGDNTEQPAGGSGSTFQENLLEPDEERMLMNSAPETCAGKNGMEVMLNLLTATNYEWTSSAELVSALKPPLMRLCARYLLQEKKGGKALDSVANFHLQNGAMVERLNWMADRSEKGLRQSGGIMVNYMYRVEHIEEYAQSYFSTGHIHASSDVRLYTMPQKEHEATAD from the exons ATGGGCTTGGCAATATCTTTGAACAAAACTGAATCTTTGGATGCTGTACTTGATGATTTCTCTGAG GGTTATTTTAGTCTTTCGAATGAAAATCGGAAGAAATTGTTGCTTGTGCTTGCAAAAGAGTATGATCTTAATAGGAATCAAGTTCGTGAATTGTTGAAGCAATATCTTGGACTTGAACTTCAAAGTG GTAATGAAGGTGAATCGAGTAATGTTGATGATGGGAGTGTGTTGTTTTCTGCTTTCTATCAGATTGAGAAAAACTTGAGACAAGCTCTTAAGCCGACGTATGATGTTCTTTTTGAACGGTTTAATAATCATACTGGGGGTTTGAAGTTCTTGTCGATTCTTCGAGCTGATATCTTGTCCATTCTCGa ACATGAAAATATTGTGTCTTTGCGAGCATTAGAATACTTCTTAAAGGAGAAACTTAGTACTTGGCTTAGTCCAGCTGCATTGGAGCTTCACCAGATTACATGGGATGATTCTGCTTCTTTGCTGGAGAAAATTGTGGCTTATGAG GCTGTGCATCCAATCAACAATCTTTTGGATCTTAAAAGAAGGTTGGGCATTGGCCGCCGTTGTTTTGGGTATTTGCATACATCAATACCAG gtGAGCCCCTTATTTTCATAGAAGTTGCGCTTCTGAAGAATGTGGCTCAGACAATACAG GAAGTTTTGTGGGACGATCCTTCCATACCTGAACCTGAGGCCACATGtgcattattttattctatatcGTCTACTCAG CCTGGCTTGGCAGGGATCAATCTAGGGAAGTTTCTTGTTAAACGTGTGATCACATTGGTGAAAAGAGATATGCCACAAGTATct ACATTTGCAACACTAAGCCCAATCCCCGGATACATGCAATGGTTGCTATCTAAGCTGGCATCTCAATCAGTACTTGCTAAAGGAGACAACACGGAACAACCAGCAGGTGGATCTGGTTCCACTTTTCAGGAGAATTTACTTGAACCAGATGAAGAAAGAATGCTCATGAATTCTGCTCC GGAGACTTGTGCTGGAAAAAATGGCATGGAAGTGATGCTGAACTTGCTGACAGCAACAAACTATGAGTGGACCAGTTCAGCTGAATTAGTCTCTGCCTTGAAGCCCCCTCTAATGCGGTTGTGTGCCAG GTACCTTCTCCAAGAGAAGAAGGGAGGAAAAGCTCTAGATTCTGTGGCGAATTTTCACTTGCAAAATGGAGCG ATGgttgaaagattaaattggATGGCAGACCGGTCTGAGAAAGGTCTTCGTCAAAGTGGAGGTATCATGGTGAACTACATGTACAG GGTGGAGCACATTGAAGAATATGCTCAATCATATTTCAGCACTGGGCATATACATGCTTCGAGTGACGTTCGCCTCTATACCATG CCACAGAAGGAACATGAGGCGACTGCAGATTAG